One Tripterygium wilfordii isolate XIE 37 chromosome 10, ASM1340144v1, whole genome shotgun sequence DNA segment encodes these proteins:
- the LOC120007361 gene encoding ethylene-responsive transcription factor ERF084-like, producing the protein MRTEASFPVPFHNTPDTCRRPEPFRFQPDTNSLYRSIIENQLSFPISEPFVPPNHLPESSSTVSVVLSLCNDANETKPEDGTGRAPVLDGIGAVVGEHVLFGTNNDNGNNKESETKTTEKSSVVPVVKNYRGVRKRPWGRWSAEIRDRIGRCRHWLGTFDTAEDAARAYDAAARRLRGSKARTNFEIPPIFPHLSTSTPTTKSSEGKRGKAKLTSSVKRSNRQCSVVTSIAQLVSAGCGSELDLKLGVGFRGNN; encoded by the coding sequence ATGCGCACAGAAGCTTCTTTTCCCGTTCCGTTCCACAACACACCCGATACGTGCCGGAGACCGGAACCGTTTCGCTTTCAACCCGATACAAACTCTCTTTACCGATCTATAATTGAAAACCAACTCTCATTTCCCATTTCTGAACCGTTTGTTCCACCGAACCACCTCCCCGAATCATCATCCACTGTTTCGGTCGTTCTCTCACTTTGCAATGATGCTAACGAGACGAAACCTGAGGACGGGACCGGAAGAGCTCCGGTACTCGATGGAATTGGCGCTGTGGTGGGCGAGCACGTTCTGTTCGGAACCAACAACGACAACGGGAACAACAAGGAATCCGAGACCAAAACGACGGAGAAGTCGAGCGTTGTTCCGGTAGTGAAGAACTACAGAGGAGTGAGGAAGAGGCCGTGGGGGAGGTGGTCAGCGGAGATACGTGACCGAATAGGGCGATGCAGGCACTGGCTAGGCACGTTCGACACGGCGGAGGACGCTGCGCGTGCGTACGACGCGGCTGCGAGGAGGTTGAGGGGTTCAAAGGCTCGAACTAACTTCGAAATACCTCCGATCTTTCCGCACTTGTCAACATCAACACCAACAACCAAATCTAGTGAGGGGAAGAGGGGTAAGGCTAAACTGACAAGCAGTGTGAAGAGGAGTAACAGACAGTGCTCTGTAGTTACTTCCATAGCTCAATTAGTTAGTGCAGGTTGTGGCAGTGAGCTGGATTTAAAACTGGGTGTGGGCTTTAGAGGGAATAACTGA